From a region of the Teredinibacter turnerae genome:
- a CDS encoding rhomboid family intramembrane serine protease, producing the protein MDNRFSLLVSLVALLVGVHVVNMLTSGWLLQFGIQPGNPTTLPYIFTAPFIHGDWAHLTNNLFGLLVFSLLCMLRGRSFYLMSSMFIIVVTGVLVWFFGRPATHVGASGWIFGLWSLSIAMAWFQRKFVNILIAVFVLFFYGGMVFGVLPRDPHVSFESHLFGALAGIACAYVMTRPKHRRQIRRS; encoded by the coding sequence GTGGATAACCGTTTTAGTCTGCTCGTATCTCTGGTCGCACTGCTGGTAGGTGTACACGTCGTCAATATGCTAACCAGCGGCTGGTTGCTGCAATTCGGCATTCAGCCCGGCAATCCGACCACCCTCCCCTATATTTTTACCGCACCGTTTATTCATGGCGACTGGGCACACCTCACCAACAATTTATTCGGTTTGCTGGTGTTCAGTTTGCTCTGCATGCTGCGAGGGCGTTCTTTCTACCTGATGTCCAGCATGTTTATTATTGTCGTCACTGGGGTACTGGTGTGGTTTTTTGGGCGCCCGGCAACCCACGTGGGAGCGTCTGGCTGGATCTTCGGGTTGTGGAGTTTATCGATCGCGATGGCCTGGTTTCAGCGCAAGTTCGTGAATATTCTCATCGCGGTATTTGTGTTGTTTTTCTATGGCGGGATGGTATTTGGCGTGCTGCCAAGAGACCCTCATGTTTCTTTTGAGTCCCATCTGTTTGGTGCACTGGCGGGCATTGCCTGCGCCTATGTCATGACGCGCCCTAAGCACCGCCGGCAGATTCGCCGCAGCTAA
- a CDS encoding efflux RND transporter permease subunit, which produces MILSDVSIKRPVFASVISFLLVAFGILAFERLPLREYPDIDPPVVSINTSYPGAAASVVETRITQLIEDRIAGIEGIKFIQSSSQDGRSSIDVEFDIGRDIESATNDIRARVSRILDDLPQEAEIPDVRKVDSNEDVIMWLNLTSPNMSVPELTDYAERYLIDRFSTVDGVARARVGGSQRYAMRVWVDRVQLAAHKLTVADIESALRSENVELPAGSVESDERQFTIRTQRSFLSAEDFSQLVLGRGEDGHLIRLRDVARVEKGTEESRTFFRGNGEAMVGIGVSKQSTANTIDVARGAKVLAERINQNLPNGMEIRQSYDSSVFIEQAVTEVYKTLAIAIVLVILVIYVFLGSARAMLVPAVTVPVSLIATFILLALWGFTVNLLTLLALVLAIGLVVDDAIVVLENIHRRMETYNESALVAAYRGTRQVGFAVVATTLVLVAVFAPIAVLQGDLGRLFSEFALTMSAAVVFSSLVALTLSAVLASKVLKKSDNNNKILRAVDRTFVRMQGAYSGAINRCVTNPGKVLFAFALLIAGCVFMVSRIPSEFAPKEDRGAFFVLVNGPEGASYQYMKDYMDEIEQRMLPLAESGEAQRVLVRAPRAWGLISSFNSGIVIVTLNGWDQRRSAQEIMDEVNAKLADLPGVRAFSVMRQGIGSRVAKPVQFVIGGGTYEELARWQNILLEKIAEENPKLLGVDTDYKDSNPQIQVVIDYARAAELGVSVQTIGRTLESMLGRKRVTTFIDEGEEYDVLIEGERYQNNSPTDINNIYVRSDRSRELIPLANLVKLEEFAVATSLNRYNRTRAITLEADLEAGYSLGEALEYLEDLVRRELPSKAAIDYKGQSQDFKFSGDSMLFAFGLGILVMFLVLAAQFESYISPLVIMFTVPLAVAGGLFGLWVTAGTFNLYSQIGLIMLIGLATKNGILIVEFANQLRDEGQTIREAVLEASAVRLRPIVMTSLTTVVGSIPLILSFGAGAETRQVLGITLFFGVTAATMFSLFLIPVMYDLLAKYAGSPGKVNAKLEEELGE; this is translated from the coding sequence ATGATTCTTTCAGATGTCAGTATTAAGCGCCCGGTGTTTGCATCGGTTATTTCTTTTTTATTGGTGGCGTTCGGCATTCTTGCGTTCGAACGTTTGCCCCTGCGGGAATACCCGGATATTGATCCGCCCGTGGTGTCGATCAACACATCCTACCCCGGTGCTGCGGCCAGCGTTGTGGAAACACGTATTACCCAGCTTATCGAAGACCGCATTGCCGGAATTGAGGGTATTAAGTTTATTCAAAGCTCGAGCCAGGACGGGCGTTCTAGCATTGATGTGGAATTCGATATTGGGCGCGATATTGAATCGGCGACTAACGATATTCGCGCGCGGGTGTCGCGCATCCTCGACGATCTGCCACAAGAGGCCGAGATACCGGACGTGCGCAAGGTGGATTCCAACGAAGACGTGATTATGTGGCTCAATCTCACGAGCCCCAATATGTCGGTACCGGAACTCACCGATTATGCCGAGCGCTATTTGATCGACCGTTTTTCTACCGTGGACGGCGTCGCGCGTGCGCGTGTGGGTGGCAGCCAGCGTTACGCCATGCGTGTGTGGGTTGACCGCGTGCAACTGGCCGCGCACAAATTGACGGTCGCTGATATCGAGTCCGCCTTACGCTCGGAAAACGTCGAGTTACCGGCGGGCAGTGTCGAATCTGACGAGCGCCAGTTTACGATCCGCACCCAGCGCAGTTTTCTTTCCGCTGAAGATTTCTCACAGCTGGTGTTGGGCCGTGGAGAGGACGGCCATTTAATTCGCTTGCGCGATGTGGCGCGGGTGGAAAAAGGCACTGAAGAAAGCCGGACGTTTTTCCGGGGTAACGGCGAGGCAATGGTCGGCATTGGCGTGAGCAAACAGTCCACAGCCAATACCATAGACGTAGCGCGTGGAGCAAAAGTGCTTGCCGAACGGATCAATCAAAACCTGCCCAATGGAATGGAAATTCGCCAAAGCTACGATTCATCCGTATTTATTGAGCAGGCAGTTACCGAGGTATACAAAACGCTGGCGATTGCCATCGTGCTGGTGATTCTGGTGATTTATGTTTTTCTCGGCAGCGCGCGCGCGATGCTAGTTCCTGCGGTGACGGTTCCCGTCTCACTGATTGCCACGTTTATTTTGCTGGCGCTGTGGGGGTTCACCGTCAACCTGCTGACGTTGCTGGCGTTGGTACTGGCCATCGGGCTGGTGGTCGATGACGCAATCGTGGTACTCGAAAATATTCACCGCCGCATGGAAACCTACAACGAGTCGGCCCTCGTTGCCGCCTATCGCGGTACCCGTCAGGTGGGTTTTGCCGTGGTTGCAACTACCCTGGTTTTGGTGGCGGTGTTCGCCCCGATTGCTGTATTGCAGGGGGACTTGGGACGCTTGTTTTCTGAGTTTGCGCTGACGATGTCGGCGGCGGTGGTGTTTTCCAGCCTGGTGGCCCTTACGCTATCAGCAGTGCTGGCGTCGAAGGTGCTTAAAAAGTCCGATAACAACAATAAAATCTTGCGTGCGGTCGACCGTACATTCGTGCGTATGCAGGGGGCCTACAGCGGCGCGATTAACCGGTGTGTGACTAACCCCGGCAAAGTACTGTTCGCCTTTGCCCTGTTGATTGCCGGTTGCGTGTTTATGGTTTCACGCATTCCCTCTGAATTTGCCCCCAAAGAAGACCGCGGTGCTTTTTTCGTGCTGGTGAACGGCCCGGAAGGGGCCAGTTATCAATACATGAAAGATTACATGGATGAAATAGAACAGCGCATGTTACCGCTCGCGGAGAGCGGAGAAGCGCAGCGCGTGCTGGTGCGCGCGCCGCGTGCCTGGGGATTAATTTCCAGTTTTAATTCCGGCATTGTTATTGTGACCCTTAACGGCTGGGATCAGCGTCGTTCCGCGCAGGAAATTATGGACGAGGTGAATGCCAAGCTCGCCGATTTACCGGGTGTGCGCGCTTTCTCAGTGATGCGACAGGGGATTGGTTCGCGCGTCGCCAAGCCGGTGCAATTTGTTATCGGCGGTGGTACCTACGAGGAGCTGGCACGGTGGCAGAATATTCTGCTGGAGAAAATTGCCGAAGAAAACCCGAAACTTCTCGGTGTCGATACCGACTACAAAGATTCCAACCCGCAGATCCAGGTGGTTATCGACTACGCACGTGCCGCTGAGCTGGGGGTGAGCGTGCAAACGATTGGTCGCACCTTGGAGTCGATGCTGGGCCGCAAGCGCGTTACCACCTTTATTGACGAAGGTGAAGAGTACGATGTGCTGATCGAAGGTGAGCGCTATCAAAATAACAGCCCGACCGATATCAATAATATTTATGTGCGGTCAGATCGCAGCCGCGAGCTTATTCCACTGGCGAACCTGGTGAAACTGGAAGAATTCGCCGTAGCCACGAGCCTCAACCGCTACAACCGCACCCGCGCAATCACCCTGGAAGCCGATCTGGAAGCGGGCTATTCGCTGGGTGAAGCACTGGAGTACCTTGAGGATCTGGTTAGGCGGGAGTTGCCATCGAAGGCGGCTATTGATTACAAAGGGCAATCGCAGGATTTCAAATTCTCTGGCGACTCTATGTTGTTTGCGTTTGGCTTGGGCATCCTGGTGATGTTTCTGGTACTCGCCGCGCAGTTCGAAAGTTATATCAGTCCGTTAGTTATCATGTTCACCGTGCCGTTGGCGGTTGCGGGCGGCTTGTTCGGTTTATGGGTAACCGCGGGCACATTCAATTTGTACAGCCAGATCGGGTTGATCATGCTAATTGGTCTGGCGACCAAAAACGGTATTTTGATCGTGGAGTTTGCGAATCAGCTTCGTGATGAAGGGCAGACCATACGCGAGGCGGTACTGGAGGCCAGCGCTGTGCGTTTACGCCCGATTGTGATGACCAGCTTGACCACCGTTGTCGGCTCCATTCCCTTGATTCTCTCTTTCGGGGCGGGCGCTGAAACCCGGCAGGTTCTCGGGATAACCCTGTTTTTTGGGGTGACGGCGGCAACGATGTTCAGTCTGTTTTTGATTCCGGTAATGTACGATCTGTTAGCGAAATACGCGGGCTCACCAGGAAAAGTAAACGCGAAGTTAGAAGAAGAGCTTGGCGAGTAA
- the pbpC gene encoding penicillin-binding protein 1C encodes MSRSKSRPDPVMAKGKHKPRELLKRRRQRILLVAAGCSLMVACLWILDRCFPLALPPAASGFYAQVVYDRDGRPLRAFADERGIWRYRVSLDEVSPYYLDALLNYEDRRFWHHPGVDPLALIRATWLNLTQGRVVSGGSTLSMQVARLLHPHSRSLAGKLYQVVRTLQLEWHLSKTQILELYCNIAPFGGTIEGVQAASHTYLGKPASELTRAEAALMAVLPQSPTRLRPDIHPLAAERARDKVLDRLQAFGEWSSEDIAQAKLETVYGVRHTPEQHAPLLARRLAQAYPQLQRINTTIDGDLQRSLETYLKSYVVQQAEKSSAAALVMENKTQRILAYVGTADFASQQRYGHVDMVTATRSPGSTLKPFLYGLALDEGLIHSESLLVDAPRHWQDYRPGNFSGGFSGPVSAADALQRSLNIPAVGLLDRYGPANFVARLANAGVPLAIPGDKANLAVILGGVGLSLESLVAAYGSLANGGQVSAPRYLAAEKTAAPRYLMSPQAAWVIQKILADIPPPNGLRYSSALAKGATLAWKTGTSYGFRDSWAIGVGRHYTIGVWFGRPDGTPLPGASGRASAGPLLHGVADMLPGAREPLPRPTGVTDESVCWPLGRRVADTPAAQCHATRDALVINGTVPPTLWDEQSEAVNPRVIWLDSVGNRVHSGCGTQFSEARKTTVALWPLMGEPWVAPQWQRARQLPDWSRACVTTLDLDSPVRITGIDASARYRRAGAGGANPRLTLAAVGGSGDRHWYLDGQYYRSAASAAALAVELNSAGEHQILVIDDVGNTDQVWVRVE; translated from the coding sequence TTGAGCAGATCGAAGTCACGCCCTGATCCAGTGATGGCTAAGGGCAAACACAAGCCGCGCGAGCTGCTCAAACGGCGGCGCCAGCGAATTCTGTTGGTCGCGGCTGGCTGCAGCCTGATGGTTGCCTGTTTGTGGATTCTCGACCGCTGCTTTCCGTTGGCACTGCCTCCCGCTGCCAGCGGATTCTACGCGCAGGTGGTGTACGACCGCGATGGTCGCCCGCTGCGCGCGTTTGCGGACGAGCGAGGGATTTGGCGTTACCGGGTTAGCCTCGATGAAGTCTCGCCCTACTACCTGGACGCGTTACTTAACTACGAAGACCGGCGCTTCTGGCATCACCCGGGGGTGGACCCGCTCGCTCTGATTCGCGCCACCTGGCTTAATTTGACGCAAGGGCGAGTGGTTTCAGGTGGCTCGACCTTGTCGATGCAGGTCGCGCGCCTGCTGCACCCGCACAGCCGCAGTCTGGCGGGCAAGTTGTATCAGGTAGTGCGCACACTCCAGCTTGAATGGCACCTCTCGAAAACCCAAATCCTCGAACTCTACTGCAATATTGCGCCCTTCGGCGGCACCATCGAAGGGGTGCAGGCCGCCAGTCATACCTATTTAGGAAAACCGGCGAGCGAACTGACCCGGGCAGAAGCGGCACTGATGGCGGTACTGCCCCAGTCGCCCACGCGGCTGCGCCCGGACATTCACCCGCTCGCAGCAGAGCGCGCCAGAGACAAAGTGCTCGACCGGCTGCAAGCCTTTGGCGAATGGTCATCAGAGGATATTGCCCAAGCCAAGCTGGAAACTGTGTACGGCGTGCGCCACACCCCGGAGCAACATGCACCGCTGCTGGCGCGGCGTCTGGCACAGGCGTATCCTCAATTGCAGCGCATAAACACCACCATCGATGGCGATTTACAGCGCAGCCTGGAAACCTATCTCAAGAGCTATGTGGTTCAGCAGGCGGAAAAATCGTCCGCTGCGGCACTGGTGATGGAAAACAAAACCCAGCGTATTCTGGCTTATGTGGGTACCGCGGATTTCGCCAGCCAACAGCGCTACGGCCATGTGGATATGGTGACCGCAACCCGGTCTCCCGGCAGTACGCTTAAACCCTTTTTGTATGGCCTGGCGCTGGACGAGGGGCTGATTCACTCCGAGTCACTGTTGGTCGATGCGCCGCGCCACTGGCAGGATTACCGACCCGGCAACTTCAGCGGGGGGTTTAGCGGCCCGGTCAGTGCCGCCGACGCGCTGCAACGATCACTGAATATTCCGGCGGTGGGCCTGCTGGACCGTTATGGCCCGGCGAACTTTGTCGCGCGCCTGGCGAATGCGGGAGTGCCGCTGGCGATACCGGGCGACAAAGCCAATCTGGCGGTGATTCTCGGTGGCGTGGGGCTGAGCCTGGAATCGCTGGTTGCCGCTTACGGCAGTCTTGCAAATGGGGGGCAGGTTAGCGCTCCGCGCTATCTCGCGGCCGAGAAAACGGCTGCACCCCGCTACCTGATGTCGCCCCAGGCTGCCTGGGTCATCCAAAAAATTCTTGCGGATATTCCGCCACCGAACGGTTTGCGCTACTCCTCCGCTCTGGCCAAGGGGGCAACGCTGGCCTGGAAAACCGGTACCAGCTACGGCTTTCGCGATAGCTGGGCGATCGGGGTGGGGCGGCACTATACGATTGGGGTATGGTTTGGCAGGCCGGATGGCACACCGTTGCCCGGTGCCAGTGGGCGTGCGAGTGCAGGCCCACTGTTACATGGTGTTGCGGATATGCTGCCCGGTGCGCGTGAACCCCTGCCACGTCCGACAGGGGTAACAGACGAGTCTGTCTGCTGGCCGCTGGGGCGGCGTGTGGCAGATACGCCAGCGGCCCAGTGTCATGCCACACGGGATGCCCTGGTAATTAATGGTACAGTGCCGCCGACCCTCTGGGACGAGCAAAGCGAAGCGGTTAATCCGCGTGTTATTTGGCTCGATAGCGTGGGTAATCGGGTCCACAGTGGTTGCGGTACGCAATTTAGCGAGGCGAGAAAAACCACAGTTGCGCTCTGGCCTTTAATGGGTGAACCCTGGGTGGCGCCGCAATGGCAGCGTGCGCGCCAACTACCGGACTGGTCGCGTGCATGCGTTACGACACTGGATCTCGACAGCCCCGTTCGTATTACCGGGATAGACGCTTCTGCACGTTACCGCCGCGCTGGTGCAGGTGGCGCCAACCCTCGCCTGACGCTTGCGGCAGTTGGTGGCAGCGGCGACCGGCACTGGTATCTGGATGGCCAATACTACCGCTCGGCGGCTAGCGCGGCAGCGCTGGCCGTGGAATTAAATAGCGCCGGTGAGCACCAGATACTGGTGATAGATGATGTCGGCAATACCGACCAAGTGTGGGTGCGAGTAGAGTAG
- a CDS encoding efflux RND transporter periplasmic adaptor subunit, with translation MNHLTLKALSLVTLLIPLSVFAQRGPLPVFIQDVKTISIEETIEALGTLKANESTVLSSSVTESITAIHFNDNQRVQAGDVLVEMTSAEEHAQLKQAMATLDEAERQYGRFKALEKDKVATAAQLDQQKVLVDAAEAQLRAVQSRLQDRLLIAPFDGVVGLRNISVGALVRPGDVITTLDDDSVMKLDMTVPSIYLADLRVGMPVVARATALRDQSFNGKLVGIDSRVDPVTRSLVARALIENPEGKLRPGLLMTVLLSQPQREAMMIAEEAIIQVGRQAHVFVIERDGERTLVAKRDVALGVRRPGEVEILSGLNAGDQVVVHGGMKLRPGVEVKISGVSNNGERLPQLLAQ, from the coding sequence ATGAATCACCTAACACTGAAAGCACTAAGCCTTGTCACTTTGCTGATCCCGCTCTCGGTTTTCGCACAGCGCGGCCCCTTACCGGTGTTTATTCAGGACGTTAAAACGATTTCAATTGAAGAGACGATTGAAGCCTTAGGCACGCTCAAAGCGAATGAATCCACGGTGCTCTCGTCCAGCGTGACGGAATCGATTACCGCAATTCACTTCAACGACAACCAGCGCGTGCAGGCCGGAGATGTGCTGGTGGAAATGACCAGCGCCGAAGAGCATGCGCAGTTAAAGCAGGCGATGGCGACCCTGGACGAAGCGGAGCGGCAGTACGGCCGCTTTAAAGCGCTGGAAAAAGACAAAGTAGCCACGGCCGCGCAGTTGGATCAGCAAAAAGTGCTGGTGGACGCTGCAGAGGCGCAGTTGCGTGCAGTGCAATCGCGCTTGCAGGATCGGCTGTTGATTGCGCCTTTTGATGGTGTGGTGGGGCTGCGCAATATCAGCGTAGGCGCGCTGGTTCGCCCGGGCGATGTGATAACCACGCTCGACGACGACAGTGTGATGAAACTGGATATGACCGTGCCGTCCATTTATCTGGCCGATTTGCGTGTGGGCATGCCCGTGGTGGCGCGGGCGACGGCGCTGCGCGATCAGTCGTTTAACGGCAAGCTGGTGGGCATCGATTCGCGCGTGGACCCGGTCACCCGGTCGCTGGTGGCGCGCGCGTTAATTGAAAACCCTGAAGGCAAGTTGCGCCCGGGCCTGTTAATGACGGTGTTATTGAGCCAGCCGCAGCGTGAGGCCATGATGATCGCGGAAGAGGCGATTATCCAGGTGGGCCGCCAGGCGCACGTATTTGTGATTGAGCGCGATGGTGAGCGCACGCTTGTCGCCAAGCGCGATGTTGCCTTGGGCGTGCGTCGCCCCGGTGAGGTGGAAATTTTATCTGGCCTGAACGCGGGCGATCAGGTGGTTGTTCACGGTGGTATGAAACTGCGCCCCGGGGTGGAAGTGAAAATTTCCGGGGTGAGCAATAACGGTGAGCGATTGCCGCAATTGCTAGCGCAATAA